One window of the Bos mutus isolate GX-2022 chromosome X, NWIPB_WYAK_1.1, whole genome shotgun sequence genome contains the following:
- the PDZD11 gene encoding PDZ domain-containing protein 11 isoform X2, producing the protein MDSRIPYDDYPVVFLPAYENPPAWIPPHERVYHPDYNNELTQFLPRIVTLKKPPGAQLGFNIRGGKASQLGIFISKVIPDSDAHRAGLQEGDQVLAVNDVDFQDIEHSKAVEILKTAREISMRVRFFPYNYHRQKERTVH; encoded by the exons ATGGACAGCCGGATTCCTTACGATGACTACCCGGTGGTTTTCCTGCCTGCCTATGAGAATCCCCCAGCATGGATTCCTCCTCATGAG AGGGTATACCATCCAGACTACAACAATGAGTTGACCCAGTTTCTGCCCCGCATTGTTACACTGAAGAAGCCCCCTGGAGCTCAG TTGGGGTTTAACATCCGAGGAGGAAAGGCCTCCCAGCTGGGCATCTTTATCTCCAAG GTGATTCCTGACTCTGATGCACATCGAGCAGGACTTCAGGAAGGGGACCAAGTCCTAGCTGTGAATGATGTGGATTTCCAAGATATTGAGCACAGCAAG GCTGTTGAGATCCTGAAGACAGCTCGAGAAATCAGCATGCGGGTCCGCTTCTTTCCCTACA ATTATCATCGCCAGAAAGAGAGGACTGTGCACTAG
- the PDZD11 gene encoding PDZ domain-containing protein 11 isoform X1 has product MDSRIPYDDYPVVFLPAYENPPAWIPPHERVYHPDYNNELTQFLPRIVTLKKPPGAQLGFNIRGGKASQLGIFISKVIPDSDAHRAGLQEGDQVLAVNDVDFQDIEHSKLPRSFQAVEILKTAREISMRVRFFPYNYHRQKERTVH; this is encoded by the exons ATGGACAGCCGGATTCCTTACGATGACTACCCGGTGGTTTTCCTGCCTGCCTATGAGAATCCCCCAGCATGGATTCCTCCTCATGAG AGGGTATACCATCCAGACTACAACAATGAGTTGACCCAGTTTCTGCCCCGCATTGTTACACTGAAGAAGCCCCCTGGAGCTCAG TTGGGGTTTAACATCCGAGGAGGAAAGGCCTCCCAGCTGGGCATCTTTATCTCCAAG GTGATTCCTGACTCTGATGCACATCGAGCAGGACTTCAGGAAGGGGACCAAGTCCTAGCTGTGAATGATGTGGATTTCCAAGATATTGAGCACAGCAAG CTGCCACGTTCCTTCCAGGCTGTTGAGATCCTGAAGACAGCTCGAGAAATCAGCATGCGGGTCCGCTTCTTTCCCTACA ATTATCATCGCCAGAAAGAGAGGACTGTGCACTAG